One Cydia splendana unplaced genomic scaffold, ilCydSple1.2 scaffold_50_ctg1, whole genome shotgun sequence DNA window includes the following coding sequences:
- the LOC134805725 gene encoding uncharacterized protein LOC134805725 — translation MAKPSFDVKTAIALLPVMTGQEDTTKQLIDGILMYSSIINSETQQVLIDFVLKTRLSSSAKLRLKTSYSSVELLVTDMRTFLLPKKSSESIQAQLYRARQGRRTIEAFGAEIEDLFVNLTISQADGNDSRYDILRPLNEKSAIKRFADGLADPKLSTIISSRQFTSLPEAIRTAIDEHSSSPQQDQVLHYGRGHSRDKLTTTNLLEHKINLKENASPVYVKPYRIPHALRKELQTQIQDMLDNDIIEETTSEWSSPVLLVPKKSDKLGEKKWRLVVDYRYAIIVKLK, via the exons ATGGCTAAGCCCAGTTTTGATGTCAAGACGGCCATCGCCTTGTTGCCCGTCATGACGGGGCAGGAGGATACCACTAAACAATTAATAGACGGTATTCTAATGTACAGTTCCATTATTAATAGCGAAACTCAACAGGTTTTAATAGACTTCGTCCTAAAAACAAGACTTTCATCTAGCGCTAAGCTCAGATTAAAGACGTCATATAGTAGCGTAGAATTACTTGTCACGGATATGCGCACATTTTTACTACCTAAAAAATCGTCCGAATCGATTCAAGCTCAACTATACAGAGCTAGGCAAGGTAGGAGAACTATAGAGGCATTCGGAGCCGAGATCGAGGATCTTTTCGTCAACCTGACCATATCTCAGGCCGACGGTAACGATAGCAGGTACGATATACTTCGTCCGCTGAACGAGAAATCAGCCATTAAACGGTTTGCAGACGGTCTAGCAGACCCAAAATTAAGCACAATAATATCATCTAGGCAATTTACGTCATTGCCCGAAGCAATCAGGACGGCCATTGACGAGCACAGCTCATCACCACAACAGGATCAAGTCCTACATTATGGACGGGGACATTCTC GCGACAAGCTTACCACAACAAACTTGCTGGAGcacaaaattaacttaaaagaaAATGCAAGCCCAGTATACGTAAAACCTTACAGGATACCACATGCCTTACGCAAAGAACTTCAAACGCAGATCCAAGATATGCTAGATAACGACATAATAGAAGAGACTACTTCCGAGTGGTCCAGCCCAGTTTTGCTTGTTCCTAAAAAGAGTGATAAGTTAGGAGAAAAGAAATGGAGATTGGTTGTCGACTACAG ATACGCGATCATAGTCAAGTTGAAGTAA